CCGAAAACATTCCTCGCCCCCCCAACGGTTACGCCGTAGCCTGCACGGCCATCTCCGCCTCGCGGAGTTCCTTCTGCTCCGCTTCAACCAGGACCTTCTCCGTGTCCAGCATAATGATCAACCGTTCGCCCCAGAGGGCGATACCGCGCAGGTAGGCGGAATCGATGCCGTTGATCACCGGCGGCGGGGGTTCGATGCTCTCCGCCGGGAGACGCAGGACTTCCAGGACCGCGTCGACGACCATGCCCACCGTCATGCCGTTCATCTCCACGATGATGATGCGGCTGGCGCGGGTCTGCTCGTTCTGCGGCATCC
The sequence above is a segment of the Thermoanaerobacterales bacterium genome. Coding sequences within it:
- a CDS encoding chemotaxis protein CheW, coding for MAQETEIRGNEEQVVVFQLAEQTYGVDIARVYEIIRMEAITRVPRAPQFVEGVINLRGRIIPVIDLRRRFGMPQNEQTRASRIIIVEMNGMTVGMVVDAVLEVLRLPAESIEPPPPVINGIDSAYLRGIALWGERLIIMLDTEKVLVEAEQKELREAEMAVQATA